A window from Opitutia bacterium ISCC 52 encodes these proteins:
- a CDS encoding sulfatase-like hydrolase/transferase, translated as MFFIPDQFRVDWMGCASDLPVNTPNIDRLAAEGTRFTRAITPSPLCSPARACLATGMDFKNCGAPTIYDNLPLNRRTYYQSLRDSGYHVAGVGKFDLHKADLDWGVDGSMLLDEYGFSEGNDSEGKGDAIWSYRKEGVIKGPYIKYLSDHGLLDKHLSMYEHSTGNLLFEAVTELPDEAYCDNWIAQNGLDRLQEFSKEQPWHLVVNFAGPHDPYDVTTTMREQWQDVDFPSPVDNDQDDPELILLRQQNYAAMIENIDSQIGRYLDLLEERGELENTVIIFSSDHGEMLGDHNRWQKSIWYGGSVDVPLVVSGAGVGCQVSGALVSFHDIGATILDMAGAEPLPKSDASSFAPVLCGKSQIHRRVNKSALNDWKLISDGRFKLVLKEGEDPLLFDLKTDPNETNNLASEFPCKVVQLQSL; from the coding sequence TTGTTTTTTATCCCTGATCAATTTCGAGTCGATTGGATGGGTTGTGCGTCCGACCTGCCGGTCAATACGCCAAACATTGATCGACTTGCAGCTGAGGGCACTCGTTTTACACGGGCCATCACACCGTCGCCACTGTGCTCTCCAGCCAGAGCTTGCTTGGCTACTGGCATGGATTTCAAAAATTGTGGCGCGCCAACGATCTATGACAACTTGCCGCTTAATCGGAGAACCTATTATCAATCGCTTCGGGATTCGGGTTACCATGTTGCTGGTGTTGGGAAATTTGATCTACACAAGGCGGATCTCGATTGGGGAGTGGATGGATCGATGTTGTTGGATGAATACGGTTTTAGCGAAGGCAACGACAGTGAGGGGAAGGGTGATGCCATTTGGTCCTATCGAAAAGAGGGAGTCATAAAAGGCCCCTACATAAAATACCTGAGTGATCATGGGCTTTTGGATAAGCACCTATCCATGTACGAGCATAGCACTGGGAATCTTTTATTCGAGGCAGTGACCGAGCTACCTGATGAGGCTTACTGTGATAACTGGATTGCTCAGAATGGCTTGGATAGGCTCCAAGAGTTTTCGAAGGAGCAACCGTGGCACCTGGTAGTTAATTTCGCCGGACCTCACGATCCCTACGATGTGACTACTACGATGCGAGAGCAGTGGCAGGACGTCGACTTTCCATCGCCTGTGGACAATGATCAGGACGATCCAGAACTTATTCTGCTACGCCAACAGAATTACGCTGCCATGATCGAGAACATCGATTCTCAGATCGGGCGTTATTTAGATCTCCTTGAAGAACGAGGTGAACTTGAAAACACCGTTATTATTTTCTCCAGTGACCATGGAGAAATGCTGGGGGATCATAATCGTTGGCAAAAATCGATTTGGTATGGAGGCTCGGTCGATGTGCCACTGGTGGTCAGTGGGGCAGGTGTCGGGTGTCAGGTGTCAGGAGCGCTTGTAAGTTTTCACGATATAGGTGCCACTATCCTGGATATGGCAGGTGCTGAACCTTTACCGAAATCTGATGCCTCATCTTTCGCGCCTGTACTTTGTGGAAAATCCCAAATTCACCGACGCGTGAACAAAAGCGCCTTGAATGATTGGAAACTAATCTCAGACGGACGATTCAAACTGGTGCTCAAGGAAGGTGAGGACCCCTTGTTATTTGATCTTAAAACGGATCCCAACGAAACCAACAACCTCGCTTCTGAGTTTCCCTGCAAAGTGGTACAACTACAGAGCCTATGA